The Prinia subflava isolate CZ2003 ecotype Zambia chromosome 5, Cam_Psub_1.2, whole genome shotgun sequence genome window below encodes:
- the LOC134550793 gene encoding NADH-cytochrome b5 reductase 2: METLGGAPVAIAVAVVAASAVLLLLLRGSARRPSGPVTLQDPLAKYPLRLLDKEEISHDTKKFRFGLPSTNHVLGLPVGQHVYLSAKIDGNLVIRAYTPVSSDETKGYVDLIIKVYHKNVSPKFPEGGKMSQYLDNMKIGDTIDFRGPNGLLVYKGTGTFLIKPNKKSEAEKKFAKHLGMIAGGTGITPMLQLIRQITNDPKDSTKCYLLFANQTEKDILLRAELEDIAKRHPEQFVLWYTLDRPPKDWKYSSGFVTAEMLKAHLPAPGSETLILMCGPPPMIQFACQPNLDKLGYPKSSTFAY, from the exons ATGGAGACGCTTGGG GGAGCGCCTGTGGCCATCGCCGTGGCCGTGGTGGCGGCGTCggccgtgctgctgctgctgctccgaGGGTCGGCGCGGAGGCCGAGCGGCCCCGTCACGCTGCAGGACCCGCTGGCCAAGTACCCGCTGCGGCTGCTGGACAAGGAG GAAATCAGTCACGATACTAAGAAATTCAGATTCGGGCTACCCTCAACGAATCATGTATTAGGATTACCTGTAG GCCAACATGTTTACCTTTCTGCAAAAATCGATGGGAATCTGGTGATTCGAGCCTATACCCCAGTTTCCAGTGACGAGACAAAAGGTTATGTTGATTTAATTATTAAg GTCTACCACAAAAATGTGAGCCCCAAGTTTCCAGAAGGTGGGAAGATGTCCCAGTATCTAGATAATATGAAGATTGGAGACACCATTGATTTCAGAGGGCCAAATGGACTCCTGGTCTATAAGGGAACAG GTACCTTTCTTATCAAGCCTAATAAGAAGtctgaagcagagaaaaagttTGCAAAGCACCTGGGGATGATAGCTGGAGGAACAG GAATAACTCCCATGTTGCAGCTGATCCGTCAGATCACAAATGATCCTAAGGACTCCACAAAATGTTACCTCCTTTTTGCTAATCAG ACAGAAAAAGATATATTGCTGAGAGCTGAGCTAGAAGACATTGCCAAGAGGCATCCTGAGCAGTTTGTGCTGTGGTACACACTGGACCGACCTCCAAAAG ACTGGAAGTACAGCTCTGGTTTTGTCACTGCAGAGATGCTGAAAGCCCAcctgcctgcccctggcagCGAGACCCTCATCCTCATGTGTGGGCCACCCCCAATGATTCAGTTTGCCTGTCAGCCCAACCTGGACAAGCTCGGCTACCCCAAGAGCAGCACATTCGCTTACTAA